A single window of Luteipulveratus halotolerans DNA harbors:
- a CDS encoding coiled-coil domain-containing protein, with the protein MSEIEELRHEVERLRERLADHDKRHKAEWHPRTYEGKYAPMWATPAFQRIAEEVIEAILRDVWQGKKNHLREQMMDVARKATTYDRLDWHWDVMKRENDALTAENERLRDGAATLAVEWNRERSAEFAVAASDLTDLVKDPNPRESLAMAVTSLRADLAAERARAEKAEAEVDRLREQTSRLALTEAALLDARADLSRAAEDFTKAKADLAAERQRSEHERGLRISSETDREQSESDVAALTASVDSLQEAIRASAHQLADMSREVVAERAENERLTCQVYALTTTRDYWRDRVTSASADVAAERARRTDALDTLAMHQREQSGMSYGAPDRCRCGAETYPERGDEEVTIRRDRAFAAHQAAALAGGEASAEPNTHDRAPGLYPVLRPNAAEWQVLEWDGEDWLTQDGHTEFHGAHGTVGPRIPFGCGRDER; encoded by the coding sequence ATGAGCGAGATCGAAGAACTTCGACACGAGGTCGAGCGGCTGCGGGAGCGACTGGCCGACCACGACAAGCGCCACAAGGCCGAATGGCACCCCCGCACGTACGAGGGAAAGTACGCGCCCATGTGGGCGACCCCAGCCTTCCAGCGCATCGCAGAAGAAGTCATCGAGGCCATCCTCCGCGACGTCTGGCAGGGCAAGAAGAACCACCTGCGAGAGCAGATGATGGACGTCGCGCGCAAGGCGACCACCTACGACCGTCTCGACTGGCACTGGGACGTCATGAAGCGCGAGAACGATGCCCTCACCGCCGAGAACGAGCGGCTGCGGGACGGTGCAGCAACCCTCGCCGTCGAGTGGAACCGGGAACGGTCAGCCGAGTTCGCCGTCGCGGCATCGGACCTGACCGACCTCGTGAAGGACCCGAACCCACGCGAGTCGCTCGCTATGGCTGTCACGAGCCTGCGGGCTGACCTGGCTGCTGAGCGTGCCCGCGCCGAGAAGGCCGAGGCCGAGGTCGATCGGCTGCGGGAGCAGACCTCTCGCCTCGCGCTCACTGAGGCCGCCTTGCTCGACGCGCGCGCCGACCTCTCCCGCGCCGCCGAGGACTTCACGAAGGCCAAGGCTGACCTGGCTGCTGAGCGCCAACGCTCCGAGCACGAGCGCGGCCTGCGCATCAGCAGCGAGACTGACAGGGAGCAGTCCGAGTCCGACGTGGCCGCACTCACCGCCTCTGTGGACTCACTCCAGGAGGCCATCCGAGCGAGCGCGCACCAACTCGCGGACATGTCCAGGGAAGTGGTTGCTGAGCGTGCCGAGAACGAGCGACTGACCTGCCAGGTGTACGCGCTCACGACAACCCGCGACTACTGGCGCGACCGCGTCACGTCGGCCTCGGCTGACGTGGCCGCCGAGCGTGCCCGACGCACCGACGCGCTTGACACCCTAGCGATGCACCAGAGGGAGCAGTCGGGTATGTCCTACGGAGCGCCAGACCGGTGCCGCTGCGGAGCCGAGACTTACCCCGAGCGCGGGGATGAGGAGGTCACGATCCGTCGTGACCGGGCATTCGCGGCGCATCAGGCTGCCGCCCTGGCTGGCGGGGAGGCGAGCGCCGAACCGAACACCCACGATCGCGCACCTGGGCTCTACCCCGTCCTGCGCCCCAATGCAGCCGAGTGGCAGGTCTTGGAGTGGGACGGAGAGGACTGGCTCACGCAGGACGGACACACCGAGTTCCACGGCGCTCACGGCACGGTTGGCCCGCGCATCCCGTTCGGGTGTGGTCGCGATGAGCGCTGA
- a CDS encoding major capsid protein translates to MGLWTDLINPVEATGIARVEQYEIEQAKGGTLARFLPNVFVPSDHVKFYPSSTGLVDAASYRAFNDRPQIGKGQGAKASTIDLPAIARTEPLDEMTQKELARLSDDRVKKGIEASIRRNVQAISQRQEWARGRVIDSGALVVDADNFAINDVFGRSASLSATAGAGGWWNDNAVDRLTALSTWQDLYASLNNGVAPGRMVFGSRQAYNAFAAGNQFKTLVGSASRPPLASEVQAYAAGAGLPEYEIYDRSVSIDGVLTKVLDPKKVYLLPEPVAPDSEDGSQLGATYWGLTVSAQFESWGIEADEQPGIVCGVFKDEKVGSSVEVEADAIGEPVAANPNASMAIQVLS, encoded by the coding sequence ATGGGACTGTGGACTGACCTCATCAACCCCGTCGAGGCGACGGGCATCGCACGCGTCGAGCAGTACGAGATCGAGCAGGCCAAGGGCGGCACGCTCGCCCGGTTCCTGCCGAACGTGTTCGTGCCGTCCGACCACGTGAAGTTCTACCCGTCCTCGACCGGCCTGGTCGACGCGGCCTCGTACCGTGCGTTCAACGATCGCCCCCAGATCGGCAAGGGTCAGGGCGCCAAGGCGTCGACCATCGACCTCCCGGCGATCGCGCGCACGGAGCCGCTGGACGAGATGACCCAGAAGGAGCTCGCCCGCCTGTCGGACGACCGCGTCAAGAAGGGCATCGAAGCGTCGATCCGGCGCAACGTGCAGGCGATCTCGCAGCGCCAGGAGTGGGCTCGCGGTCGAGTGATCGACTCGGGTGCTCTCGTCGTCGACGCGGACAACTTCGCGATCAACGACGTCTTCGGACGCTCCGCGTCGCTGTCCGCGACTGCGGGCGCCGGCGGCTGGTGGAACGACAACGCCGTCGACCGCCTCACCGCCCTGTCGACCTGGCAGGACCTCTACGCGTCGCTGAACAACGGCGTCGCGCCGGGCCGTATGGTGTTCGGCTCGCGTCAGGCGTACAACGCGTTCGCCGCCGGCAACCAGTTCAAGACGCTCGTCGGCTCGGCCTCGCGCCCGCCGCTGGCTTCCGAGGTGCAGGCGTACGCCGCCGGCGCCGGACTGCCGGAGTACGAGATCTACGACCGCTCGGTGTCGATCGACGGCGTCCTCACGAAGGTGCTCGACCCGAAGAAGGTGTACCTGCTCCCCGAGCCGGTCGCACCCGACAGCGAGGACGGCTCCCAGCTCGGTGCGACCTACTGGGGTCTGACCGTGTCGGCGCAGTTCGAGTCGTGGGGCATCGAGGCCGACGAGCAGCCGGGCATCGTCTGCGGCGTCTTCAAGGACGAAAAGGTCGGCTCCTCCGTCGAGGTCGAGGCGGACGCGATCGGCGAGCCCGTCGCGGCGAACCCGAACGCGTCCATGGCGATCCAGGTGCTGTCCTGA
- a CDS encoding HNH endonuclease, translated as MSERTCTVDGCDKPHRAKGLCVTHYNQARYEPDERHRKVLVPCAACGTEVTRLADERREPACSVRCRTLIQFGVATHSGYDWAASAMQRAAKLGATVIHHVEREAIFERDAFRCYLCGTDTSKATSPFDPRSATVDHVVPLSRGGEHTLTNLRCCCLHCNSSKRDVVAA; from the coding sequence ATGAGCGAGCGTACCTGCACCGTCGACGGATGCGACAAGCCGCACCGAGCCAAAGGGCTGTGCGTCACCCACTACAACCAAGCGCGCTACGAACCAGACGAGCGACACCGCAAGGTGCTCGTGCCATGCGCTGCCTGTGGCACCGAGGTCACACGCCTCGCCGACGAGCGGCGCGAACCGGCCTGCTCGGTCCGCTGCCGAACGCTGATCCAGTTCGGCGTGGCAACGCACAGCGGATACGACTGGGCAGCATCAGCCATGCAGAGAGCAGCCAAGCTCGGGGCGACCGTGATCCATCACGTCGAACGCGAAGCGATCTTCGAGCGCGACGCCTTCCGCTGCTACCTCTGCGGCACCGACACCAGCAAAGCGACCTCGCCATTCGACCCTCGAAGCGCGACCGTCGACCACGTCGTCCCGCTCAGCCGAGGCGGCGAACACACCCTGACGAACCTCCGATGCTGCTGCCTCCACTGCAACTCATCGAAGCGGGATGTAGTCGCGGCATAG
- a CDS encoding terminase TerL endonuclease subunit, producing the protein MTWLEPPPAGTPVCGGFDGSTVDDATVIKLETRGGHLFTPRYGPDRRPTIWLPAEWGGTVPRLEVHAAWDEIARTYQLRRVYCDPWQWQTEIERWDEQHGPDTFLVWDTKRARPMHEALDRMVTDLASGAVTHDGCPITTLHVNNARKLAKPNETYQLGKPAQHQKIDAAVTSTICHEAASDARAEGWDDTDTRVFCFT; encoded by the coding sequence ATGACGTGGCTTGAGCCGCCGCCGGCGGGTACGCCGGTGTGTGGCGGGTTCGACGGGTCGACTGTCGACGACGCGACGGTCATCAAGCTCGAGACCCGCGGCGGGCACCTGTTCACGCCCCGGTACGGGCCAGACCGGCGCCCGACGATCTGGCTACCCGCCGAGTGGGGCGGCACCGTCCCAAGGCTCGAAGTCCACGCGGCGTGGGACGAGATCGCGCGCACGTACCAGCTGCGGCGGGTCTACTGCGACCCGTGGCAGTGGCAGACCGAGATTGAGCGGTGGGACGAGCAGCATGGCCCGGACACGTTCCTGGTTTGGGACACGAAGCGTGCGCGGCCGATGCATGAGGCGCTGGACCGGATGGTCACGGACCTCGCGTCGGGTGCGGTCACGCACGACGGGTGTCCGATCACGACCCTGCACGTGAACAACGCTCGGAAGCTCGCGAAGCCGAACGAGACGTACCAGCTGGGGAAGCCGGCGCAGCACCAGAAGATCGACGCCGCTGTGACTTCCACGATCTGCCATGAGGCGGCGTCCGATGCCCGTGCTGAGGGCTGGGACGACACCGACACCCGAGTGTTCTGCTTCACCTGA
- a CDS encoding type 2 periplasmic-binding domain-containing protein: MPGLKTTSYGTGDYSWMLNTDGLDEAIGGVLDVSTFTKATHFPDGYFPSGLPVNVADRDVIKPWTDAAGAVLGFLKGDHKTDGVEDVNCAVVVRANIKTAKVPLAGFAVPSTAPQPRFAFWS, encoded by the coding sequence ATGCCCGGTCTCAAGACCACTTCGTACGGCACCGGTGACTACTCCTGGATGCTCAACACCGATGGTCTCGATGAGGCCATCGGGGGTGTCCTGGACGTCAGCACCTTCACCAAGGCCACGCACTTCCCCGACGGGTACTTCCCCTCGGGCCTGCCCGTGAACGTCGCCGACCGCGACGTCATCAAGCCCTGGACCGACGCCGCCGGCGCCGTCCTGGGCTTCCTCAAGGGCGACCACAAGACGGACGGCGTCGAGGACGTCAACTGCGCCGTCGTCGTCCGAGCCAACATCAAGACCGCGAAGGTGCCGCTCGCTGGCTTCGCTGTCCCGTCCACCGCGCCCCAGCCGCGGTTCGCGTTCTGGAGCTGA
- a CDS encoding endonuclease VII domain-containing protein: MKPREDYYGVRKRAGWCKACSRAKSAAYYAANKERQKAKHREWVAANKERVAAHKAKSAYGIPLDEYEQLMREGKCAICGNTERLRIDHRHVSERVRGVLCDSCNKGLGFFRDDPARLRAAIRYLKRG; encoded by the coding sequence ATGAAGCCCCGTGAGGACTATTACGGAGTTCGCAAGCGCGCAGGGTGGTGCAAGGCCTGCTCTCGCGCCAAGAGCGCGGCGTACTACGCGGCCAACAAGGAACGCCAGAAGGCCAAGCACCGCGAGTGGGTTGCGGCCAACAAGGAGCGCGTGGCTGCCCACAAGGCCAAGTCCGCTTACGGCATCCCACTGGACGAGTACGAGCAACTCATGCGCGAAGGCAAGTGCGCGATCTGTGGCAACACTGAGCGGCTGCGAATCGACCACCGCCACGTCTCTGAGCGTGTTCGTGGGGTCCTGTGCGACTCGTGCAACAAGGGTCTCGGGTTCTTCCGCGACGACCCTGCACGGCTCCGCGCAGCGATCCGCTACCTCAAGCGGGGCTAG
- a CDS encoding IS3 family transposase (programmed frameshift): MARPSKYPRELRERAVRMVTESVAAGEYTSEFEAIRTIAARLGIGSPETLRKWVRQAQVDGGTRPGRTTQELEEIRALKKENAELRRANEILKSASGFLRGGARPPTQVLTEFIDTHREEFGVEPICRVLCEHGVKIAPSTYYEARDRAPSARTLRDAQVGELIRSARQQRFVTRFGARKMWLHLRRQGHDVARCTVERVMAANGWQGALRGKQVRTTIADPRDARAADLVQRDFTASAPNRLWVADFTYVATWSGTVYVAFVIDVYSRMIVGWRAATSMSTQLVLDTLEHAIWSRRQHGVDDLTGLVHHTDAGSQYTSFAFTTRLIDAGVDPSVGSVGDAYDNAMAESQIGAYKTELIRPDGPWRDVEHVELDTLQWVHWFNHDRPHESIDDLTPIEVESAHYAARNRLIPSG, encoded by the exons ATGGCACGTCCCTCGAAGTACCCGCGTGAGCTGCGGGAGCGTGCGGTCCGGATGGTGACGGAGTCAGTCGCCGCCGGCGAGTACACCAGCGAGTTCGAAGCGATCCGCACGATCGCGGCTCGACTGGGCATCGGGTCTCCCGAGACCCTGCGTAAGTGGGTTCGCCAGGCCCAGGTCGATGGCGGGACCCGACCGGGTCGCACGACCCAGGAGCTGGAGGAGATCCGGGCGTTGAAGAAGGAGAACGCCGAGCTGCGCCGGGCGAACGAGATCTTGAAGTCAGCGTCGG GCTTTCTTCGCGGCGGAGCTCGACCGCCCACCCAGGTACTGACCGAGTTCATCGACACTCATCGTGAGGAGTTCGGGGTCGAGCCGATCTGTCGAGTGCTGTGCGAGCACGGCGTCAAGATCGCCCCGTCGACGTACTACGAGGCCCGCGATCGGGCGCCCTCAGCGCGGACGCTGCGCGATGCGCAGGTCGGCGAGCTGATCCGGTCCGCGCGTCAGCAGCGGTTCGTGACCCGGTTCGGTGCGCGCAAGATGTGGTTGCACCTGCGCAGGCAGGGCCATGACGTGGCCCGGTGCACCGTGGAGCGAGTGATGGCCGCGAACGGCTGGCAGGGCGCACTGCGGGGCAAGCAGGTGCGGACCACCATCGCTGACCCGCGCGATGCCCGAGCGGCGGATCTGGTCCAGCGAGACTTCACCGCCTCGGCCCCGAACCGGCTGTGGGTCGCTGACTTCACCTATGTCGCGACCTGGTCCGGGACCGTCTACGTCGCGTTCGTCATCGACGTCTACTCCCGGATGATCGTCGGCTGGCGCGCGGCCACCAGCATGAGCACCCAGCTGGTGCTGGACACCCTCGAGCACGCGATCTGGTCACGCCGCCAGCACGGCGTGGACGACCTGACCGGGCTGGTGCACCACACCGACGCCGGCAGCCAGTACACCTCTTTCGCCTTCACTACCAGGCTGATTGACGCCGGCGTGGACCCATCAGTGGGTTCGGTGGGCGACGCCTACGACAACGCGATGGCTGAGTCCCAGATCGGCGCGTACAAGACCGAGCTGATCCGTCCCGACGGGCCGTGGCGCGATGTCGAGCACGTCGAGCTCGACACCCTGCAGTGGGTCCACTGGTTCAACCACGACCGACCCCACGAGTCCATCGACGACCTGACACCCATCGAGGTCGAATCAGCCCACTACGCTGCACGAAACCGTCTCATCCCGTCCGGGTAG
- a CDS encoding phage portal protein, whose protein sequence is MATLPQASVLSDDEKDTINRLSARLRKDEQGMVRLDRYFEGTQRLQHIGLAVPAELRKFETVVNVPRMAVDEPARRQVLRAFYRRDDSTKPDEALQEAWEYNNLPSESSLVQREEKIFGRSFVAVGSNADDEEHPLITVEDPRQIACDVDPRRRAIRSALRLYRDEAERTTRGTLYLADSTLYVSRGRNGWEVDDRDGHKLGVVPLVMFLNRRRAGQWNGTSEMADVIGMTDSIARLITNMSVAAETLALPHRWAAGMKKEDFVDKDGKALPTWEAYMTAIKTTSNPEAKFGQFAAANLDNFHSTVNNMLAWCAAVLGLPTRYAGQQSVNPAAEGAIRADESRLITRVEEMNRYDGDAWAWVMGLEERFRTGEWGDRNSIRTLWFDPATPTYSQRADALTKLRSEGVLSVEGVWDELGWDEPRKAQERQRLADEAVEGVVPRLLRGVSDGDAAAADASFGS, encoded by the coding sequence GTGGCGACTCTCCCCCAGGCGTCTGTGCTGTCCGACGACGAGAAGGACACGATCAACCGCCTGTCCGCGCGTCTGCGCAAGGACGAGCAGGGCATGGTCCGCCTCGACCGGTACTTCGAGGGCACGCAGCGGCTGCAGCACATCGGCTTGGCGGTGCCGGCCGAGCTGCGGAAGTTCGAGACGGTCGTGAACGTGCCGCGCATGGCCGTGGACGAGCCCGCTCGACGGCAGGTGCTGCGCGCGTTCTACCGGCGTGACGACTCGACGAAGCCTGATGAGGCGTTGCAGGAGGCGTGGGAGTACAACAACCTGCCTTCGGAGTCGTCTCTGGTGCAGCGTGAGGAGAAGATCTTCGGGCGGTCGTTCGTCGCGGTCGGGTCGAACGCTGACGACGAGGAACACCCGCTCATCACCGTGGAGGACCCGCGGCAGATCGCGTGCGACGTGGACCCGCGTCGTCGGGCGATCCGGTCAGCGCTGCGGCTCTACCGCGACGAGGCTGAGCGGACGACGCGGGGCACGCTGTACCTCGCCGATTCGACTCTGTACGTGTCGCGTGGCCGCAACGGCTGGGAGGTCGACGACCGCGACGGCCACAAGCTCGGCGTCGTACCGCTGGTGATGTTCCTGAACCGACGCCGTGCCGGGCAGTGGAACGGCACGTCCGAGATGGCCGACGTCATCGGCATGACGGACTCGATCGCGCGTCTCATCACGAACATGTCCGTGGCCGCGGAGACCCTCGCGCTGCCGCACCGGTGGGCGGCCGGCATGAAGAAGGAAGACTTCGTCGACAAGGACGGGAAGGCGCTCCCCACGTGGGAGGCGTACATGACCGCGATCAAGACGACGTCGAACCCTGAGGCGAAGTTCGGGCAGTTCGCTGCGGCGAACCTCGACAACTTCCACTCCACCGTCAACAACATGCTCGCGTGGTGCGCGGCCGTCCTCGGTCTCCCGACCCGATACGCCGGGCAGCAGTCGGTGAACCCTGCCGCTGAGGGCGCGATCCGCGCCGACGAGTCGCGGCTCATCACCCGCGTCGAGGAGATGAACCGGTACGACGGCGACGCGTGGGCGTGGGTCATGGGCCTCGAGGAGCGTTTCCGGACCGGCGAGTGGGGCGACCGGAACAGCATCCGCACCCTGTGGTTCGACCCGGCGACCCCGACGTACTCGCAGCGCGCCGACGCGCTGACGAAGCTGCGGTCCGAGGGCGTCCTGTCCGTCGAGGGCGTGTGGGACGAGCTCGGCTGGGACGAGCCACGGAAGGCGCAGGAGCGTCAGCGCCTCGCCGACGAGGCCGTCGAGGGTGTCGTACCTCGTCTTCTCCGTGGGGTGAGCGATGGCGACGCGGCAGCCGCAGACGCTTCGTTCGGCAGTTGA
- a CDS encoding helix-turn-helix domain-containing protein gives MTWDPYGRLLTIEEAARAVDRPTSTIRRWITEGRLTPTAALGHRKLYRESDVLAADADAHRGRRRPRGVRPRTPGLT, from the coding sequence GTGACCTGGGACCCGTACGGCCGCCTCCTCACCATCGAGGAGGCGGCCCGCGCCGTCGACCGACCCACGTCCACCATCCGCCGATGGATCACCGAAGGACGCCTCACCCCCACCGCTGCCCTGGGGCACCGCAAGCTCTACCGCGAGTCCGACGTCCTCGCCGCCGACGCCGACGCGCACCGCGGCCGACGACGCCCACGCGGTGTCAGACCACGCACGCCCGGCTTGACATAG
- a CDS encoding HNH endonuclease signature motif containing protein: MSYELANGPIADGMTVDHLCRNKRCVRPEHLEAVTRGDNVRRWAATITHCPQGHEYSAENTRVWKGKRNCITCQREAKRRAA; the protein is encoded by the coding sequence GTGTCGTACGAACTGGCGAACGGGCCAATCGCAGACGGCATGACTGTCGATCATCTGTGCCGCAACAAGAGATGCGTGAGACCTGAGCACCTTGAGGCAGTCACGCGCGGCGACAACGTTCGCCGATGGGCCGCGACGATCACGCACTGCCCTCAAGGCCATGAGTACAGCGCGGAGAACACGCGGGTCTGGAAGGGCAAGAGGAACTGCATCACATGCCAACGAGAAGCCAAGAGAAGGGCCGCGTAA
- a CDS encoding RusA family crossover junction endodeoxyribonuclease, translated as MTGNQLVSLHIAGDPIPQGSKKIGRHGRRPVILDDNDAKLKPWRARVTLGARQAMLGRPPVDAPIELRIVFMIERPRGHYGTGRNAGTLRASAPMRPAVKPDVDKLERAILDALTGVVYVDDGRVVDTHVSKIYAPEPTGAGVLIRAHLASWAPTAFVA; from the coding sequence ATGACCGGCAACCAGCTCGTGAGCCTGCACATCGCCGGCGACCCGATCCCGCAGGGGTCAAAGAAGATCGGCCGCCACGGCAGGCGGCCCGTGATCCTCGACGACAACGACGCGAAGCTCAAGCCGTGGCGTGCACGCGTCACGCTCGGCGCCCGGCAGGCGATGCTCGGCCGACCCCCGGTCGACGCACCGATCGAGCTGCGCATCGTGTTCATGATCGAGCGGCCCCGCGGGCACTACGGCACCGGCCGCAACGCCGGCACACTGCGCGCGTCCGCGCCCATGCGGCCCGCAGTGAAGCCCGACGTCGACAAGCTCGAGCGCGCGATCTTGGACGCGCTCACGGGCGTGGTGTACGTCGACGACGGCCGCGTCGTCGACACGCACGTGTCGAAGATCTACGCGCCCGAGCCGACCGGCGCCGGCGTACTCATCCGAGCGCACCTCGCGTCATGGGCACCGACCGCGTTCGTCGCATGA
- a CDS encoding HNH endonuclease: MHYRRVLRAEGRISTKTPWTDARRDSYHRRRALKVSASTGDPVERDVIAKRDGFKCGLCGRRVAMDLVWPHPMSPSLDHVVPLSEGGDHAPANVQLAHLRCNVSKGARGGGEQLALIG; this comes from the coding sequence ATGCACTATCGCCGGGTCCTCCGCGCTGAGGGCAGGATCTCGACTAAGACGCCGTGGACTGACGCCCGGCGGGACTCGTACCACCGGCGCCGGGCGTTGAAGGTCTCGGCGTCGACGGGCGATCCGGTCGAGCGGGACGTGATCGCGAAGCGCGATGGGTTCAAGTGTGGTCTCTGCGGTCGGCGTGTGGCCATGGATCTTGTCTGGCCGCATCCGATGAGCCCGTCTCTCGATCATGTCGTGCCGCTTTCGGAAGGCGGCGACCATGCGCCGGCGAATGTGCAGCTCGCTCACCTGCGGTGCAACGTGTCGAAGGGCGCGCGAGGTGGCGGCGAGCAGCTGGCATTGATCGGCTGA
- a CDS encoding IS3 family transposase (programmed frameshift), with translation MARPSKYPRELRERAVRMVTESVAAGEYTSEFEAIRTIAARLGIGSPETLRKWVRQAQVDGGTRPGRTTQELEEIRALKKENAELRRANEILKSASGFLRGGARPPTQVLTEFIDTHREEFGVEPICRVLCEHGVKIAPSTYYEARDRAPSARTLRDAQVGELIRSARQQRFVTRFGARKMWLHLRRQGHDVARCTVERVMAANGWQGALRGKQVRTTIADPRDARAADLVQRDFTASAPNRLWVADFTYVATWSGTVYVAFVIDVYSRMIVGWRAATSMSTQLVLDTLEHAIWSRRQHGVDDLTGLVHHTDAGSQYTSFAFTTRLIDAGVDASVGSVGDAYDNAMAESQIGAYKTELIRPDGPWRDVEHVELDTLQWVHWFNHDRPHESIDDLTPIEVESAHYAARNRLIPSG, from the exons ATGGCACGTCCCTCGAAGTACCCGCGTGAGCTGCGGGAGCGTGCGGTCCGGATGGTGACGGAGTCAGTCGCCGCCGGCGAGTACACCAGCGAGTTCGAAGCGATCCGCACGATCGCGGCTCGACTGGGCATCGGGTCTCCCGAGACCCTGCGTAAGTGGGTTCGCCAGGCCCAGGTCGATGGCGGGACCCGACCGGGTCGCACGACCCAGGAGCTGGAGGAGATCCGGGCGTTGAAGAAGGAGAACGCCGAGCTGCGCCGGGCGAACGAGATCTTGAAGTCAGCGTCGG GCTTTCTTCGCGGCGGAGCTCGACCGCCCACCCAGGTACTGACCGAGTTCATCGACACTCATCGTGAGGAGTTCGGGGTCGAGCCGATCTGTCGAGTGCTGTGCGAGCACGGCGTCAAGATCGCCCCGTCGACGTACTACGAGGCCCGCGATCGGGCGCCCTCAGCGCGGACGCTGCGCGATGCGCAGGTCGGCGAGCTGATCCGGTCCGCGCGTCAGCAGCGGTTCGTGACCCGGTTCGGTGCGCGCAAGATGTGGTTGCACCTGCGCAGGCAGGGCCATGACGTGGCCCGGTGCACCGTGGAGCGAGTGATGGCCGCGAACGGCTGGCAGGGCGCACTGCGGGGCAAGCAGGTGCGGACCACCATCGCTGACCCGCGCGATGCCCGAGCGGCGGATCTGGTCCAGCGAGACTTCACCGCCTCGGCCCCGAACCGGCTGTGGGTCGCTGACTTCACCTATGTCGCGACCTGGTCCGGGACCGTCTACGTCGCGTTCGTCATCGACGTCTACTCCCGGATGATCGTCGGCTGGCGCGCGGCCACCAGCATGAGCACCCAGCTGGTGCTGGACACCCTCGAGCACGCGATCTGGTCACGCCGCCAGCACGGCGTGGACGACCTGACCGGGCTGGTGCACCACACCGACGCCGGCAGCCAGTACACCTCTTTCGCCTTCACTACCAGGCTGATTGACGCCGGCGTGGACGCATCAGTGGGTTCGGTGGGCGACGCCTACGACAACGCGATGGCTGAGTCCCAGATCGGCGCGTACAAGACCGAGCTGATCCGTCCCGACGGGCCGTGGCGCGATGTCGAGCACGTCGAGCTCGACACCCTGCAGTGGGTCCACTGGTTCAACCACGACCGACCCCACGAGTCCATCGACGACCTGACACCCATCGAGGTCGAATCAGCCCACTACGCTGCACGAAACCGTCTCATCCCGTCCGGGTAG